The Enterobacter oligotrophicus sequence TAATCACCTGAATGTGCTCGTTGTTACGTGCGGCGATACCAATCACCAGACGGGCGATGTCGTCTTCTTCTTCACCGAAGCGCACGCCATCCGGATACTGACAGAACACCACGCCGGTTTTCAGCACGCGGTCTTTCGCTTCAACCGTACCGTGTGGAACCGCGATGGATTCGCCCAGGTAGGTTGGCGTCAGTTTTTCACGTTCCAGCATTGCGTCAACATATTCAGGCTGAACGTAGCCACCTTTCACCAGTTGCTCACCGGCAAAGCGAATCGCCTCTTCTTTGGTGCTTGCGGTACGGCCGAGGAAGATGTTCTCCGCACCCAGTTTAAACAGGTGGGCGTTGCTCTCGTCGAAGCTGTCCTGCAGGCTGCTACGTACTTTGACTTCATTGTCTTCGTGACGCTGCGCCGCGACCAGACGCTCAGTCAGGCTGGTGTACAGGCCGCTGTCGAGGAAGTTGGTCAGCGAAATGTGCTGTGCCTGTGGCACCTGACGCATGGCGCGTTCGGTCAGATCGCGGTGCGTAATGACCAGGTCAACATCCGGCGGCAGGCTGTTAATCGCGCTGTTGGTGACAGAGATGTTGGTCAGGCCCGCATCCTGCACTTTTTTACGCAGCACGCCCGCACCCATTGCACTGGAACCCATACCGGCGTCGCAGGCAACGATGATTTTACGCACGTGGCTCAGGTCGTTAGAGACATCGCCAGCCGCCAGCGGCGTTGCGCCTTTGGATTCAGCTTTCATGTCATGCATACGACGGGTTGCTGCTTCGATGTCGTCGTCTTCTTTCACTTTGCTGGTTTTCAGCAGAATAGACGCGACGACGAAGGAGACCGCCATTGCCGCACAGATTGCCGCGATGTTAGCGAAGTAAGCACCTTTCGGCGTCATCGCCAGAACAGCCAGGATGGAGCCTGGAGAGGCCGGGGAAACCAGGCCGCCGTTCAGCACGCTCAGGGTGAATACGCCAGTCATACCACCGAGGATAACGGCCAGGATCAGACGTGGGTTCATCAGCACGTATGGGAAGTAAATTTCGTGGATACCGCCCAGGAAGTGGATGATAGCCGCACCGCCCGCAGACTGCTTCGCGCTGCCGCGACCAAAGAACATATACGCCAGCAGAACGCCCATACCCGGACCAGGGTTGGCTTCAATCAGGAAGAAGATGGACTTGCCGAGGTCATGAGACTGCTGAATACCCAGCGGTGAGAAGATACCGTGGTTGATGGCGTTGTTAAGGAACAGGATTTTCGCCGGTTCAACAAAGATAGACGCCAGCGGCAGCATGTCGTGCGCAACCATGAAGTTAACGCCCGCAGCCAGAATTTTGGACAGCACTTCAACCGCAGGACCAATGCCGAGGAACGCCAGAATCGCGAGGATCATCCCGATGATGCCCGCAGAGAAGTTGTTCACCAGCATTTCGAAGCCGGATTTGATTTTACCATCAACCCAGACGTCGAATTTCTTAATCGCCCAGCCGCCCAGAGGACCGGCAATCATGGCACCGAGGAACATCGGCATATCCGCGCCGACGATCACACCCATCGTTGTGATGGCACCCACTACGCCACCACGGTCACCGCCCACCAGACGACCACCGGTATAACCGATGAGCAGAGGCAGCAGGTAGGTAATCATTGGGCCAACGAGCTTCGCCAGCGTTTCGTTAGGCAACCACCCTGTCGGAATGAACAATGCAGTGATAATACCCCACGCGATAAACGCGCCGATATTTGGCATCACCATGTTGCTGAGGAAACGACCAAAGCTTTGAACTTTGATCTTGAAATCGGATGACATAAAACACCCCTTCTTATGTTTACGCTTAGGCTTGCGGCCCGAGGTTTATCGTTAATGTGCGGCGGCAGAGGTAGCCGGGCCCTGTTCTGATGCTGTGAAATCTGGCACTGAATCGTTCAACTGTCCAGACACCGGAAATTTGTGTGATCTTAGTCACGTAAATGTAGGGGGTGGGGTGATTATTGATGTGATGTTGATCACATATCTGGTGCGTAAAAAAAATACAACGGTCAGAAATAAGCCAGAAAGCCCCTTGTTTTGTGATTAATGTCACATTTGAATGTCGTTGGTTTGTTTCTGGATTGTGACTGAATTCACAAAATATTTTGATGCAGAATTCTCCGGATGTGATCGCCAACAACTTCTGCTTTACGGTCAACGCAGAATGAAAGAAAGCAACACCGTTAACTTAACTAAAACATCTCTCTAATGTGGTATAGCGAAAAGCATAAACCTGCCTTTTTTCATCGCTTGATCCATACTGACCTCTTTGTGGACATCAAGGATAAGCAATGAAACTCATCGGCAGTTACACCAGTCCCTTCGTGCGTAAAATCTCGATCCTTCTGCTGGAGAAAGGGATTGAATTTGAATTCGTGAATGAACAGCCTTATAACGCAGAGAATGGCGTTGCGCAGTACAACCCGCTGGGGAAAGTGCCAGCGCTGGTGGCAGACGACGGTGAATACTGGTTTGATTCCCCCATCATTGCAGAGTATATCGAGCTTCTTGATATCGCTCCGGCTATGCTGCCGCAAGAGCCAAAAGCTGCGCTGGCGTTAAAGCAAATTGAAGCTCTGGCCGATGGCATTATGGATGCAGCGCTTGCCTCCGTGCGCGAGCAGGCCAGACCAGCAGCCCAGCAGTCGGAAACCGAGCTTCTGCGCCAGCGTGAGAAAATCAGCCGTAGCCTGGACAGGTGCGAACAATTAATCCGGGACGGCAACATCCAGAATGATGACGTGAACCTGGCGACGATTGCCATCGCCTGCGCCATCGGCTACCTCAATTTCCGTCGCGTCTCTCCTGGCTGGTGCGTTGAGCGCCCGTTGCTGGTGAAGCTGGCGGAGACGCTCTTCCAGCGCGAAAGTTTTGCCCGTACCGAACCGCCAAAGGCTTGATTCGGGTTATAACACTTCATGGCCGGAGGCTGTACAATCCCTCCTCATGTTGACTCCCTCTCCCGTCGGGAGGGGGGATGATATTTACTCGCCAGGCGCTTTCATGACTACTCATCACTCGCTCTACAGCCAAATTCCTGCTACCGATCGCCTTCTTCGTGAGCCTGACTTCCTTACCGTGCTGGCGCGCTTTGGTCATACCGCCACGGTCGACGTGCTGCGCCAGTTGCAGGACGAAGCCCGCCTGCATATCCAGACAGAAAACGCGCTGCCGGGCTGGTGTGCAGGCTGGGGGCAAGAGGCGGAACGGCGGCTGTCTGCGAACGCGCAAGGTGCCCTGCGTCCGGTGATCAATCTGACGGGGACGGTGTTACATACCAACCTGGGACGGGCGCAGCAGGCCGAAGAGGCAGTGGCTGCGGTGACACAGGCCATGCGCTCACCGGTTACGCTGGAGTACGATCTCGACGGTGCCGGACGCGGCCATCGTGACAGGGCGCTGGCAGATATACTCTGTCAACTGACCGGTGCAGAAGACGCCTGCATTGTGAATAACAACGCCGCAGCAGTGCTGCTGATGCTGGCTGCCACGGCGGGTGGTAAAGAGGTCGTCGTTTCACGTGGTGAGCTGGTGGAGATTGGCGGTGCGTTTCGCATCCCGGACGTTATGCGCCAGGCGGGCTGCACGCTGCACGAAGTGGGCACCACCAACCGTACCCATGCGAAAGATTATCGCGCCGCGGTGAACGAAAACACCGCGTTGCTGATGAAGGTACACACCAGCAACTACCACATCGAAGGCTTTACCAAAGCGGTGGAAGAGGCTGAACTGGCCGCGATCGGGCATGAACTGAATGTGCCGGTGATTGCCGATCTCGGCAGCGGTTCGCTGGTGGATTTAAGCCAGTACGGTCTGCCGAAAGAGCCAATGGTGCAGGAGATGATTGCCGCTGGTGTGAGCCTGGTGAGTTTTTCCGGCGACAAACTGCTGGGTGGGCCGCAGGCGGGGATTATTGTCGGTAAGCGAGATCTGATTGCCCAGCTACAACA is a genomic window containing:
- a CDS encoding PTS mannitol transporter subunit IICBA, with the translated sequence MSSDFKIKVQSFGRFLSNMVMPNIGAFIAWGIITALFIPTGWLPNETLAKLVGPMITYLLPLLIGYTGGRLVGGDRGGVVGAITTMGVIVGADMPMFLGAMIAGPLGGWAIKKFDVWVDGKIKSGFEMLVNNFSAGIIGMILAILAFLGIGPAVEVLSKILAAGVNFMVAHDMLPLASIFVEPAKILFLNNAINHGIFSPLGIQQSHDLGKSIFFLIEANPGPGMGVLLAYMFFGRGSAKQSAGGAAIIHFLGGIHEIYFPYVLMNPRLILAVILGGMTGVFTLSVLNGGLVSPASPGSILAVLAMTPKGAYFANIAAICAAMAVSFVVASILLKTSKVKEDDDIEAATRRMHDMKAESKGATPLAAGDVSNDLSHVRKIIVACDAGMGSSAMGAGVLRKKVQDAGLTNISVTNSAINSLPPDVDLVITHRDLTERAMRQVPQAQHISLTNFLDSGLYTSLTERLVAAQRHEDNEVKVRSSLQDSFDESNAHLFKLGAENIFLGRTASTKEEAIRFAGEQLVKGGYVQPEYVDAMLEREKLTPTYLGESIAVPHGTVEAKDRVLKTGVVFCQYPDGVRFGEEEDDIARLVIGIAARNNEHIQVITSLTNALDDETVIERLANTTSVEEVLALLNK
- the selA gene encoding L-seryl-tRNA(Sec) selenium transferase, with product MTTHHSLYSQIPATDRLLREPDFLTVLARFGHTATVDVLRQLQDEARLHIQTENALPGWCAGWGQEAERRLSANAQGALRPVINLTGTVLHTNLGRAQQAEEAVAAVTQAMRSPVTLEYDLDGAGRGHRDRALADILCQLTGAEDACIVNNNAAAVLLMLAATAGGKEVVVSRGELVEIGGAFRIPDVMRQAGCTLHEVGTTNRTHAKDYRAAVNENTALLMKVHTSNYHIEGFTKAVEEAELAAIGHELNVPVIADLGSGSLVDLSQYGLPKEPMVQEMIAAGVSLVSFSGDKLLGGPQAGIIVGKRDLIAQLQQHPLKRALRADKMTLAALEATLRLYLHPEKLAERLPTLRLLTRDAASIRAQGELLLPQVTPHYPDFDVRVEPCQSQIGSGSLPVDRLPSEALTFTPRDGRGSQLEALSARWRALPTPVIGRIYDGRMWLDLRCLEDEKQFLEMLSK
- a CDS encoding glutathione S-transferase — encoded protein: MKLIGSYTSPFVRKISILLLEKGIEFEFVNEQPYNAENGVAQYNPLGKVPALVADDGEYWFDSPIIAEYIELLDIAPAMLPQEPKAALALKQIEALADGIMDAALASVREQARPAAQQSETELLRQREKISRSLDRCEQLIRDGNIQNDDVNLATIAIACAIGYLNFRRVSPGWCVERPLLVKLAETLFQRESFARTEPPKA